A window of the Fulvia fulva chromosome 3, complete sequence genome harbors these coding sequences:
- a CDS encoding Lipase 6: MLFHWLRSVCLLALIPFAHTAAIAQPVKRAIAPGNDPFYQPPAGFEAQAPGTILKTRTVISSFLGLVPTGVQTYQLLYRTTSINGTAYAAVTTVFKPLGAKKDRFVSFHTAYDSSATICNPSYNYQLGVAQEDLISSIELLLLEGFLLSGLIVSSPDYEGSDAAFGAGRLAGVATLDSMRAVTAFKDLGFTTTTPSIVGYGYSGGSIATGWGAQFQSSYAPELNIKGWALGGTVANLTGTALYIDNTAFSGFLPTAIDGLSKPNAYAASLQPVIDSIVTPYGQSKLDFANENCAPADLLSFPEMSVLSTDFQTLGDQLYYEPTIASILSQQTMGTAKDETPVVPLYVFHASEDEIISYANATTLVDTWCSNGAAVDFVTYANGGHLTTEILGFVGAYQFVQSAFDGKVATSGCTRSTSLDENLNPIALGVSLEPILVRLIDALAALGRGDSNLRSDIGTLKQTVPT; this comes from the coding sequence ATGTTGTTCCACTGGCTTCGAAGCGTGTGCCTGCTAGCACTCATCCCCTTCGCTCACACTGCCGCAATCGCACAACCGGTTAAGCGAGCTATTGCCCCAGGCAATGATCCCTTCTACCAGCCTCCAGCCGGCTTCGAAGCTCAAGCACCGGGAACAATCCTGAAGACTCGCACAGTCATCTCTTCCTTCCTAGGCCTGGTCCCAACAGGCGTTCAGACCTACCAGCTCCTCTACCGCACCACATCCATCAACGGCACCGCATACGCCGCAGTTACCACCGTATTCAAGCCTCTGGGAGCAAAGAAGGACCGCTTCGTCTCTTTCCACACTGCATACGACTCCAGCGCCACCATCTGCAACCCAAGCTACAACTACCAGCTCGGCGTCGCCCAGGAAGACCTTATCTCCTCCATTGAACTCCTCCTGCTCGAAGGTTTCCTCCTCTCCGGCTTAATCGTCTCTTCCCCCGACTACGAAGGTTCCGATGCCGCATTCGGCGCAGGCCGCCTGGCTGGCGTGGCCACTCTCGACAGCATGCGTGCCGTAACAGCTTTCAAGGATCTCGGCTTCACCACTACAACTCCTTCCATCGTCGGCTACGGCTACTCGGGAGGCTCCATCGCCACCGGCTGGGGCGCTCAGTTCCAATCGTCCTACGCTCCCGAGCTGAACATCAAGGGTTGGGCCCTCGGCGGCACAGTCGCGAACCTCACCGGCACAGCCCTTTACATTGACAACACGGCTTTCAGCGGGTTCCTCCCAACTGCAATCGACGGTCTTAGTAAGCCGAACGCATATGCGGCATCGCTACAGCCGGTGATAGACTCCATCGTTACACCGTATGGCCAGTCGAAGCTCGACTTCGCCAATGAGAACTGTGCACCCGCGGACCTGCTCAGTTTCCCCGAGATGTCGGTGCTGAGCACAGACTTCCAGACGCTTGGGGATCAGCTCTACTACGAGCCCACCATTGCATCGATTCTGTCACAGCAGACGATGGGAACGGCAAAGGACGAAACGCCGGTAGTGCCGCTCTATGTTTTCCATGCCTCGGAAGATGAGATTATTTCCTACGCTAATGCTACGACTTTGGTTGACACCTGGTGCAGCAATGGTGCTGCCGTGGATTTTGTCACTTATGCAAACGGTGGTCATCTCACCACTGAGATTCTGGGTTTCGTTGGGGCTTACCAGTTTGTGCAGAGTGCGTTTGATGGGAAGGTGGCGACGAGTGGGTGCACGAGATCGACGAGTTTGGATGAGAATCTGAACCCTATTGCGTTGGGTGTCAGCTTGGAGCCGATTTTGGTGAGGTTGATTGATGCGCTGGCGGCGCTTGGCAGGGGTGACAGCAACTTGAGGAGCGACATTGGGACTTTGAAGCAGACTGTGCCGACTTAG